A genomic stretch from Natronomonas gomsonensis includes:
- a CDS encoding DUF7260 family protein yields MERGNNILKQAITLVKEERSSIKAEQCAFKAFRESVSHAQTTTGNGGTQTGCLLEAYKETVMSTPDFEAAYDEPVSESLEAEFTPSIANALQENEPVTQRFKRNLLVTTTAAIESRTRFVRVLEAEHESIQTVREAVLDIEDTLQELPACSLQCLQFERFVDIWETCEEAVERCDRLSEQRQRHIAERRTIDERANIEAHALNAYLYDDLETQFPALHALAETRRRIERCRGEATGPASHTQDGNCDGGLEASSN; encoded by the coding sequence ATGGAGCGAGGAAATAACATATTGAAGCAAGCAATCACACTTGTTAAAGAAGAACGCTCATCGATTAAGGCGGAGCAATGCGCCTTCAAGGCGTTCCGAGAGTCGGTCAGCCATGCCCAAACGACCACCGGAAACGGTGGAACACAGACCGGATGTCTCCTCGAAGCATACAAAGAGACGGTTATGTCGACACCGGACTTCGAGGCGGCCTACGATGAACCCGTTTCTGAAAGTCTCGAAGCCGAATTCACTCCTTCGATAGCGAATGCGCTCCAGGAAAACGAACCGGTAACACAGCGGTTCAAGCGTAATCTGCTAGTTACGACGACCGCGGCTATCGAATCGCGCACCAGATTCGTCCGGGTGCTGGAGGCCGAACACGAATCGATTCAAACCGTTCGGGAGGCGGTTCTAGACATCGAGGACACGCTTCAGGAACTGCCGGCCTGCTCGTTGCAATGTCTCCAGTTCGAGCGGTTCGTCGACATCTGGGAGACCTGCGAAGAGGCCGTTGAGCGATGCGACCGGCTCTCCGAACAGCGGCAACGCCACATCGCCGAGCGACGGACCATCGACGAACGCGCGAACATCGAGGCACACGCACTCAACGCCTACCTCTACGACGACCTTGAAACCCAATTTCCAGCGTTGCATGCCCTCGCGGAAACGCGACGACGTATCGAACGATGTCGTGGCGAGGCGACCGGACCGGCCAGCCACACACAAGACGGCAACTGCGACGGTGGCCTTGAGGCGTCGTCGAACTGA
- a CDS encoding xanthine dehydrogenase family protein molybdopterin-binding subunit, with amino-acid sequence MGQQEPVERPADTAQDAPDGPVGEREVRVDALGKVTGDAEYTGDIPFDDLAHGHLVRSTVAHGRIESIDADDALALEGVIDIIFADQIPGEKKIGSIVPDQPLFNDKKVRYLGDPVALVVAEDESTAREAADKVNIEYDRLPKALDAEEALAEDAEPIHESGNLIDEYEYTRGDPEAAFEEADVVVEESYQSSMIDHVPLEPEASTAKRCYDDTVEVWASTQHPHGDRQSIARVLDLPERDIEVHRPAVGGGFGSKLEHNQPCYAAVAAWVTERPVRVKYKRDDEFRGTVKRNTLTLDYRIAADEDGSLRAIEADVTVDGGSYVSFSSGVAVRSLVHCTGPYYVDAVEASGRAVYTNKPWGGAMRSFDMFQTTFAIESTLDVLADELDISPGDLRELNAFDGSEPASTTGQEIEAAGLPETIADVRAALDELDVEQPDDPAKRRGVGLASMWYGCGETGHHHPSSAFCEVHSDGSVTVQCAAAEIGQGSDTALTQIAAETLGLDTEDVKLVTDSTVAPNANETSASRQTFVSGNAVRLAAEDALGTIFEKAAEVFEEQFDASVSPADLRATDGEIVAPAVDETISFEKAVLACNNDGLLLTGTAAYTPLFDFDIETFEGAPYPTFSFATHGVVVEVDVETGVVEVERIVASHDVGTAINPAMVEGQIEGGAVMGMGHTLMEEVELDSQGQILNASLMDYHIPQSRQTPKIDTHLVESAADDDGPFGAKGVGESALIPIGPAIANAVADATDARITELPLKPERVVRSLPRDLIYQ; translated from the coding sequence ATGGGTCAGCAAGAACCAGTCGAACGACCGGCGGATACCGCCCAGGACGCGCCGGACGGACCCGTCGGTGAACGGGAGGTCCGCGTCGACGCCCTCGGAAAGGTAACCGGGGACGCAGAGTACACGGGTGACATTCCATTCGATGACTTGGCACACGGCCATCTCGTGCGGAGCACCGTAGCGCACGGCCGCATCGAGTCGATCGATGCCGACGATGCGCTCGCACTCGAAGGCGTAATCGACATCATCTTCGCCGACCAGATTCCCGGCGAGAAAAAAATCGGCTCGATTGTCCCAGATCAGCCCCTTTTCAACGACAAAAAGGTCCGCTATCTGGGGGACCCTGTCGCCCTCGTCGTTGCGGAGGACGAGTCGACCGCCCGGGAAGCCGCCGACAAAGTCAATATCGAGTACGACCGGCTACCGAAGGCACTCGACGCCGAGGAAGCGTTGGCCGAGGATGCGGAACCGATTCACGAGTCCGGGAACCTGATCGACGAGTACGAGTACACTCGCGGCGACCCCGAGGCCGCTTTTGAAGAAGCCGACGTAGTCGTCGAGGAGTCGTACCAAAGTTCGATGATTGACCACGTGCCCCTCGAACCGGAGGCCTCGACAGCCAAGCGGTGTTACGACGACACTGTCGAGGTATGGGCGAGCACGCAGCACCCCCACGGCGACCGTCAGAGTATCGCGCGCGTCCTTGACCTCCCTGAACGGGACATCGAGGTGCATCGTCCGGCGGTCGGTGGCGGGTTCGGCTCGAAACTCGAGCACAACCAGCCATGCTACGCTGCGGTGGCTGCTTGGGTGACCGAGCGCCCAGTCCGAGTCAAATACAAGCGCGACGACGAGTTCCGCGGGACGGTCAAGCGGAACACGCTCACACTCGACTACCGCATCGCTGCTGATGAGGATGGTTCGTTGCGGGCGATTGAGGCCGACGTTACCGTCGACGGTGGCTCGTACGTCTCATTCTCCAGTGGTGTCGCGGTGCGTTCGTTGGTCCACTGCACCGGCCCGTACTATGTCGACGCGGTTGAGGCCAGCGGACGGGCGGTCTACACGAACAAGCCTTGGGGCGGTGCTATGCGATCCTTCGACATGTTCCAGACGACCTTTGCTATCGAGTCCACGCTGGACGTGCTAGCCGACGAACTCGATATTAGCCCGGGTGACCTCCGGGAATTGAACGCCTTTGACGGCTCCGAACCTGCTTCGACGACGGGCCAGGAAATCGAGGCAGCAGGGCTGCCCGAGACCATCGCGGATGTCCGGGCCGCCCTCGACGAACTCGACGTCGAACAGCCCGACGACCCAGCCAAGCGCCGCGGCGTCGGTCTGGCGTCGATGTGGTATGGATGCGGCGAGACCGGGCACCATCACCCCTCGAGCGCGTTCTGTGAAGTCCACTCGGACGGTTCCGTTACCGTGCAGTGTGCCGCCGCGGAGATCGGGCAGGGATCGGACACTGCGCTCACCCAAATCGCGGCGGAGACCTTGGGACTCGACACCGAAGATGTGAAACTCGTCACTGACAGCACGGTCGCGCCCAACGCCAACGAGACCTCCGCCAGCAGGCAGACGTTCGTCTCCGGAAACGCGGTCCGCCTGGCGGCCGAGGACGCCCTTGGGACAATTTTCGAGAAGGCGGCTGAGGTCTTCGAGGAGCAATTCGATGCATCGGTCTCGCCCGCGGACTTGCGCGCGACCGACGGTGAAATCGTTGCTCCAGCGGTTGACGAGACCATCTCCTTTGAGAAGGCGGTGCTTGCCTGCAACAATGACGGCCTGCTCCTCACCGGGACGGCCGCGTATACGCCCCTGTTTGACTTCGACATCGAGACCTTCGAGGGTGCCCCCTACCCGACCTTCTCTTTCGCCACGCACGGTGTGGTCGTCGAGGTGGACGTCGAGACCGGTGTCGTCGAGGTCGAGCGCATCGTCGCCTCTCACGATGTCGGAACGGCAATCAACCCGGCTATGGTCGAAGGACAAATCGAGGGCGGTGCGGTGATGGGCATGGGCCACACGCTCATGGAGGAGGTCGAACTCGACAGCCAGGGTCAGATTCTCAATGCCTCGCTCATGGACTATCACATCCCTCAGAGCCGCCAGACACCCAAAATCGACACCCATCTCGTCGAGTCGGCGGCCGACGACGACGGCCCCTTCGGTGCAAAGGGCGTTGGCGAATCCGCGTTGATTCCCATCGGGCCGGCTATCGCAAACGCCGTGGCCGACGCCACCGACGCACGCATCACCGAACTGCCCCTAAAACCAGAGCGCGTCGTCCGTTCACTTCCACGGGACCTAATCTACCAGTAG
- a CDS encoding molybdopterin molybdotransferase MoeA — MGHEHEDMVWRSAAVETVLKLRRSALTRTESEPVGIGDISGRVLATSIVAEQDIPATDYATMDGYAVNASDEYPLSIVDEEVFPEDEPPSLDDGQTVEIATGAPLPEAANAVLKREESTVEDGQLDGPRIEPGTYTYARGSNVRAGERLFEAGERLSAKDAILLGDLGYDEVSVAERFSVGILATGTEIHEGRRDDLDSAMLAALVRSWGHEPTYEGTVPDDYEAVEAAIADLADGHDVVLTTGGTSVGHKDYVIRALANLGTVHFHRVRVRPGKPIAAATVGEKENTVAFAIPGKPLGAHTITTLVARPFFTGSSFLPTVDATMGSAVDLGPEGFEYAVPVVFDGDTAVPLGHADSRLHVYNHQFDPSVLSSTTRATRADGFILTESSLSAGETVSVVPYPVLE; from the coding sequence ATGGGTCACGAACACGAGGACATGGTCTGGCGGTCGGCGGCCGTCGAAACGGTCCTCAAACTCCGTCGGTCGGCACTCACCCGGACCGAGTCCGAACCGGTTGGAATCGGCGATATCTCGGGACGTGTCCTCGCGACATCGATCGTCGCAGAACAGGACATTCCGGCGACCGACTACGCGACGATGGACGGATATGCCGTCAACGCAAGCGACGAATACCCGCTCTCGATCGTCGACGAAGAGGTATTCCCTGAGGACGAACCACCGTCTTTGGACGATGGTCAGACTGTCGAGATTGCGACCGGTGCACCACTCCCGGAGGCGGCGAACGCGGTGCTTAAACGAGAGGAATCGACAGTCGAGGATGGACAGCTTGACGGACCCAGAATAGAGCCAGGGACGTACACCTATGCCCGTGGGAGCAATGTTAGGGCGGGCGAGAGGCTCTTTGAGGCGGGCGAACGGCTCTCGGCAAAAGACGCGATTTTGCTCGGCGACCTGGGGTACGACGAAGTGTCCGTCGCCGAGCGGTTCTCAGTCGGGATTCTCGCGACGGGCACTGAGATTCACGAGGGACGGCGCGATGATCTCGACTCCGCTATGCTCGCGGCTCTGGTTCGGTCGTGGGGCCACGAGCCGACCTATGAGGGGACCGTACCGGACGACTACGAAGCGGTCGAAGCGGCCATCGCTGACTTGGCCGACGGACACGATGTCGTCCTCACAACGGGGGGAACAAGCGTCGGTCATAAGGACTACGTAATCCGCGCGCTGGCCAACCTCGGTACCGTCCACTTCCACCGGGTGCGTGTCCGCCCGGGGAAACCAATCGCTGCCGCAACGGTGGGAGAGAAAGAGAACACGGTAGCGTTTGCGATTCCCGGGAAACCGTTGGGAGCGCACACAATCACGACGCTCGTCGCGCGACCCTTCTTCACTGGGTCGTCGTTCCTCCCGACAGTCGATGCGACGATGGGATCGGCTGTCGACTTGGGTCCTGAAGGGTTCGAGTACGCCGTTCCGGTAGTCTTTGATGGCGACACAGCGGTCCCCCTTGGTCACGCCGACTCCCGGCTCCACGTGTACAACCACCAGTTCGACCCGAGCGTCCTGTCGTCGACGACGCGGGCAACCAGGGCCGACGGGTTCATCCTCACCGAGTCGTCGCTATCGGCGGGTGAAACGGTCAGCGTAGTCCCTTACCCAGTCCTCGAATGA
- a CDS encoding SDR family oxidoreductase — MDLGITGKVAVVTGGSKGIGNAIANTLASEGADLAICARSAGPLEEAAEEIEAEHGVECFAKTADFTERDDVAAFVDSVADHYGGIDIFVNNAGSAPGGLLENLDEDDWYKALDLKLMGHVRGATEAMPHLVESEGVLVNLVGNDGTKPSPGELAPGAANAGDINMTEALAKQYGREGVRVNAVNPGPVATGRWDYLVEIMAEEQGLTFDQAMEVAENSIPLGRICEPQEVANVVTFLASEQASFVNGGVIDVDGGQEKALLEFDTIRAASENLD; from the coding sequence ATGGATCTAGGCATCACTGGCAAAGTTGCAGTCGTGACGGGCGGGAGTAAAGGGATCGGCAACGCAATCGCGAACACGCTCGCGAGCGAAGGTGCCGACTTAGCGATCTGTGCGCGGAGCGCAGGCCCGCTCGAGGAGGCTGCAGAGGAAATCGAGGCCGAACACGGCGTCGAGTGTTTCGCGAAGACAGCCGACTTCACCGAGCGTGACGACGTGGCGGCGTTCGTCGATTCGGTTGCGGACCACTACGGGGGAATCGACATCTTCGTCAATAACGCCGGCAGCGCGCCCGGTGGCCTGCTCGAGAACCTTGATGAGGACGACTGGTATAAGGCGCTTGACCTGAAGCTGATGGGGCATGTCCGCGGGGCGACCGAAGCGATGCCCCACCTCGTCGAGAGCGAGGGAGTGCTGGTTAACCTAGTCGGCAACGATGGGACGAAACCCAGCCCCGGCGAGCTAGCGCCCGGTGCGGCCAACGCCGGCGACATCAACATGACTGAAGCGCTGGCAAAGCAGTACGGCCGCGAGGGCGTCCGCGTCAATGCCGTCAATCCCGGTCCAGTCGCGACCGGCCGCTGGGACTACCTCGTCGAGATTATGGCCGAGGAGCAGGGCCTGACCTTCGACCAAGCGATGGAGGTCGCTGAAAACTCCATCCCGCTCGGTCGTATCTGTGAGCCACAGGAGGTCGCAAACGTCGTGACGTTCCTGGCCTCCGAACAGGCCAGCTTCGTAAACGGCGGCGTCATCGACGTCGACGGCGGCCAAGAGAAGGCTCTCCTCGAGTTCGATACGATCCGCGCCGCGAGCGAGAACCTGGACTAA
- a CDS encoding VOC family protein encodes MSDDEIRLQGIDHVGAPVWDADAATAFYERLGKEVVIDEHLPEYDIRAVFLDFDGVYLEFLEPTGPGNVKTFLERHGPGYQHMAYRVADVDAAVEALREDGFTFQSDDPMPGAGGTRIIFLEERHTAGFQVELVEHV; translated from the coding sequence ATGAGTGACGACGAGATCAGGTTACAGGGCATCGACCACGTCGGTGCCCCCGTCTGGGATGCCGACGCGGCGACCGCGTTCTACGAGCGCCTCGGCAAGGAGGTAGTCATCGACGAGCACCTGCCGGAGTACGACATCCGCGCTGTCTTCCTCGACTTCGATGGCGTCTATCTGGAATTCCTCGAACCGACTGGTCCCGGGAACGTCAAGACGTTTCTTGAACGTCACGGACCAGGCTATCAACACATGGCGTACCGAGTCGCCGACGTCGACGCGGCCGTCGAGGCCCTCCGTGAGGACGGCTTCACATTCCAAAGCGACGATCCGATGCCCGGTGCGGGCGGGACCCGTATCATCTTCCTTGAGGAACGCCACACCGCCGGGTTCCAGGTCGAACTGGTCGAGCACGTCTAA
- a CDS encoding nucleotidyltransferase family protein, whose protein sequence is MTPEDLPTVSIESIRETSERADKRTWGVVLAAGKSTRYGESNKLLTDIDGAPLVRHAAKTLVGSSLDGVTVIVGYEGDCVRDALNDLPVEIRENSDYEAGQSTSVRDGVVAARDHDADAVLVALGDMPAVDVASINLLLEAYERGVADILAAACDGRRGNPVLFDERFFDRLADIEGDVGGRGLLTERFGARAVETGNPGVLEDIDRPVDVDEFL, encoded by the coding sequence ATGACCCCCGAAGACCTCCCCACCGTCTCGATCGAGTCCATCCGGGAGACCAGCGAACGTGCAGACAAGCGAACCTGGGGGGTGGTGCTCGCGGCCGGCAAGAGCACCCGGTACGGCGAGAGCAACAAACTGCTCACCGACATCGACGGTGCGCCGCTCGTCCGTCACGCGGCGAAGACACTGGTCGGCAGTTCCCTCGACGGCGTGACGGTCATCGTCGGTTACGAAGGTGACTGCGTTCGAGACGCGCTCAACGACTTGCCCGTTGAGATTCGGGAGAACTCCGACTACGAGGCGGGACAGAGCACTTCCGTCCGCGACGGCGTGGTAGCGGCCCGGGACCACGACGCCGACGCGGTGCTCGTAGCGTTGGGGGACATGCCGGCCGTCGATGTCGCGTCAATCAACCTGCTGCTCGAAGCGTATGAGCGCGGCGTCGCGGATATCCTCGCTGCGGCTTGCGACGGCCGACGGGGCAATCCGGTACTATTCGACGAGCGGTTCTTTGACCGACTCGCGGATATCGAGGGCGACGTTGGCGGCCGGGGATTACTGACCGAACGCTTTGGCGCGCGGGCGGTCGAGACTGGCAATCCGGGAGTTCTAGAAGACATCGACCGTCCGGTCGATGTAGATGAATTTCTATAG
- a CDS encoding xanthine dehydrogenase family protein molybdopterin-binding subunit, with amino-acid sequence MSKHETVSEETVEQEPDEETDVVGSSEERLDAVSKIIGEAEYTYDIEKPRMLHVELVHSKHAHAKILDIDTSSAEAMTGVAAVITGEDVPDNRFGSGIDDEYILPKQKVRFVGEPVAAVAAETEEIARKATDAVEVEYEPLDAVFDTREALKKDPPAVVHDDLHEYDTSDVLEPRLDPDRPNLYANHRIRTGDIEAGFEEADHVYEGSFDTDMMHHVQMEPHVSVAEWTPEDELKVWTSTNTTYRVKNMLAAAFDVPSSSVNLEVPYVGGSFGGKEGVTEPLAAAVAQHTDYRPVKLAFTRQDQFIEGTYRTPFETDLKIGVTDDQKITGLKIETYLGGGAYAGTGFLVTRNCGFAAVGTYDIPNLKFDSYGVYTNLPIAGSFRGFGNSQLIFAIESLIEDIVMDQGWDPTAFRERNTMEEGDENPAGEVMKSMGAKECLDRAAKAIDMDNREREAEDDEWLRGVGLAQGSKYSMAPTASSAFVKVHGDGKIEVRTTAEEIGTGSMTVLAQIAAEEFGVDLDDVRVLRGNTEVTPYDDGSISSRLTFNTGNAVRKACHDAKEQLYQHAAAKFDVEPEDLATDDGEVYVQGEGDGQRMPFADLFEPTVFAGGGFLKEGGEILGKATWHSPVKNVDPETGRGDRLTAFYTHGAQACDLEINKYTGEVRFNKFVSVYDVGNAINPKMVEGQLEGGISMGIGSTLYEALTHDNGRIDNANLLDYKVPFSTEHPLNIETQIVESAHEDGPYGAKGVGEAVLIPSAAAIGNAVKDATGGRMGKIPFTPEMLLDAVEKGPDYGSE; translated from the coding sequence ATGAGTAAGCACGAAACCGTCTCTGAGGAGACGGTCGAGCAGGAACCCGACGAGGAAACCGATGTCGTCGGGTCCTCTGAAGAGCGCCTTGACGCCGTGAGCAAGATCATCGGCGAGGCCGAGTACACGTACGACATCGAGAAGCCACGGATGTTGCACGTCGAACTCGTCCACAGTAAGCACGCACACGCGAAAATTCTGGATATAGACACGAGCAGCGCCGAAGCGATGACTGGCGTCGCGGCTGTCATCACCGGGGAGGACGTTCCGGACAACCGGTTCGGCTCGGGAATCGACGACGAGTACATTCTCCCGAAGCAAAAGGTCAGGTTCGTGGGAGAACCGGTGGCGGCCGTCGCCGCTGAAACTGAGGAGATTGCCCGCAAGGCTACGGACGCCGTTGAGGTCGAGTATGAACCTCTCGATGCAGTCTTCGACACACGCGAGGCGCTCAAAAAGGACCCACCCGCTGTTGTCCACGATGACCTACACGAGTACGATACCAGTGACGTGCTCGAACCGCGCCTCGACCCCGATCGGCCGAATCTCTACGCCAACCATCGCATTCGGACCGGTGACATCGAAGCCGGCTTCGAGGAGGCCGACCACGTGTATGAGGGTTCCTTCGACACGGACATGATGCATCACGTCCAGATGGAGCCCCACGTCAGCGTCGCCGAGTGGACACCCGAGGACGAACTGAAGGTGTGGACTTCCACCAACACGACCTACCGGGTGAAGAACATGCTCGCGGCAGCCTTCGACGTGCCATCCTCGTCGGTCAATCTCGAGGTTCCCTACGTCGGTGGGAGCTTTGGCGGCAAGGAGGGTGTCACTGAACCGCTTGCGGCCGCGGTCGCCCAGCACACTGACTACCGGCCCGTCAAGTTGGCCTTCACGCGTCAGGACCAGTTCATCGAGGGAACCTACCGGACGCCGTTCGAGACGGACCTGAAGATTGGCGTCACCGACGATCAAAAAATCACTGGGCTCAAGATCGAGACCTACCTCGGCGGCGGCGCCTACGCCGGAACCGGCTTCTTGGTTACTCGAAATTGTGGGTTCGCCGCTGTCGGAACCTACGACATCCCGAACCTGAAGTTCGACTCCTACGGCGTCTATACGAACCTTCCCATCGCCGGTTCCTTCCGTGGCTTCGGGAACTCACAACTCATCTTCGCTATCGAGTCCCTAATCGAGGACATCGTCATGGACCAAGGCTGGGACCCGACCGCCTTCCGTGAGCGGAACACGATGGAGGAAGGTGACGAGAACCCGGCCGGTGAGGTGATGAAGAGCATGGGGGCAAAGGAGTGTCTGGACCGCGCGGCGAAGGCCATCGATATGGACAATCGCGAACGCGAAGCCGAGGACGACGAGTGGCTCCGCGGCGTCGGCCTCGCGCAGGGAAGCAAGTACAGCATGGCCCCGACCGCCTCCAGCGCGTTCGTGAAGGTCCACGGCGACGGCAAGATCGAGGTGCGAACCACGGCGGAGGAAATCGGCACCGGGTCGATGACAGTCCTCGCCCAGATCGCCGCCGAGGAGTTCGGCGTCGACTTGGACGACGTGCGCGTCCTCCGTGGGAACACGGAGGTCACGCCCTACGACGACGGATCGATTTCCAGCCGGCTGACGTTCAACACTGGCAATGCCGTCCGGAAGGCCTGCCACGACGCCAAAGAACAGCTGTACCAGCACGCCGCCGCGAAGTTCGACGTTGAACCGGAGGACCTCGCGACCGACGACGGTGAGGTGTACGTTCAGGGCGAAGGCGATGGCCAGCGGATGCCTTTCGCAGACCTGTTCGAGCCGACCGTATTCGCCGGCGGTGGGTTCCTGAAGGAAGGCGGTGAGATCTTGGGGAAAGCGACGTGGCACTCACCGGTGAAGAACGTCGACCCCGAAACGGGACGGGGAGACCGCTTGACGGCGTTCTACACGCACGGGGCGCAGGCTTGTGACCTCGAGATCAACAAGTACACCGGCGAAGTCCGATTCAACAAGTTCGTCTCAGTGTACGACGTCGGCAACGCGATCAACCCGAAGATGGTCGAGGGCCAACTCGAGGGCGGCATCAGCATGGGCATCGGCTCCACGCTATACGAGGCGCTTACCCACGACAACGGCCGCATCGACAACGCAAACCTGCTGGACTACAAGGTTCCGTTCTCGACGGAACACCCGCTGAACATCGAGACACAGATCGTTGAATCGGCCCACGAGGACGGTCCGTACGGCGCGAAGGGAGTTGGCGAGGCGGTCTTAATCCCCAGTGCCGCTGCAATCGGGAATGCAGTCAAAGACGCGACTGGCGGCCGGATGGGGAAGATTCCCTTTACACCGGAAATGCTACTGGATGCGGTCGAAAAAGGTCCCGACTACGGATCCGAGTGA
- a CDS encoding (2Fe-2S)-binding protein, with product MTVTLTVNGEEKEVEVDPTVPLSKLLREELELKGTKRGCETGKCGACTVIVDGKATKSCQRLAGQAEGTDVLTIEGLADRAEEGEDLHPVQQGFVDEFGMQCGYCTPGIAMMSVALLEENPDPTREEIQHGIKGNLCRCTGYAKIYDAVLGAADRIEDTSLDPDADTATSDD from the coding sequence ATGACCGTTACGCTCACCGTCAATGGCGAGGAAAAGGAGGTCGAGGTCGACCCAACGGTGCCGCTATCGAAGCTCCTGCGTGAGGAACTCGAACTCAAGGGAACGAAACGCGGTTGCGAGACGGGCAAGTGCGGCGCTTGTACGGTAATCGTCGACGGAAAGGCGACTAAGTCCTGTCAGCGTCTCGCCGGCCAAGCCGAGGGTACGGACGTGCTGACCATCGAGGGGCTCGCAGACCGGGCCGAGGAAGGCGAGGATCTCCACCCCGTCCAACAGGGGTTCGTCGACGAGTTCGGAATGCAGTGTGGCTACTGTACCCCCGGCATTGCGATGATGTCCGTCGCTTTACTCGAGGAGAACCCAGATCCGACCCGCGAAGAAATCCAGCACGGTATCAAGGGCAACCTCTGTCGCTGTACCGGGTACGCTAAGATTTACGATGCGGTGCTGGGCGCTGCCGACCGAATCGAGGATACCTCGCTCGACCCGGACGCCGACACTGCGACGAGCGACGACTAG
- a CDS encoding ferritin-like domain-containing protein, with translation MDIMLGLGDQIRDEVKHSKLFSRRVEELGGDPNVIHYKPTDEDLFLLERTADWDEPIEIITALNCAGEPALAEAFKAIMEKDIVDPRTKDVIHKAKIDEGNHINLGKKMLARFATDDATQERVWEIVDAKFEAAYEFHGKQMDSMSRPDEFSQAAGD, from the coding sequence ATGGACATCATGCTTGGCCTGGGGGACCAGATTCGTGACGAGGTCAAACACTCGAAGCTCTTCTCCCGTCGGGTCGAGGAGTTGGGTGGGGACCCGAACGTAATCCACTACAAGCCGACAGACGAGGACCTGTTCCTGCTCGAGCGAACCGCCGACTGGGACGAGCCAATCGAAATCATTACCGCCCTGAACTGCGCCGGCGAGCCAGCGCTGGCCGAGGCGTTCAAGGCGATCATGGAGAAAGACATCGTCGACCCCCGAACCAAGGACGTGATTCACAAAGCCAAAATCGATGAGGGAAACCACATCAATCTCGGCAAGAAGATGCTCGCGCGCTTCGCGACCGACGACGCAACCCAGGAACGAGTTTGGGAAATCGTTGACGCAAAATTCGAGGCCGCCTACGAATTCCACGGCAAGCAGATGGACTCCATGTCCCGTCCCGACGAATTCTCGCAGGCCGCCGGCGACTGA
- a CDS encoding FAD binding domain-containing protein translates to MAIEQRNDSGFCRADSFAEAATLLREHDAAIIAGGQSLMPLLRQGIIDKDMIVDVSAIDGHNEINPDGDSLYLGGLATHRELIESDLKETPWSALIETAKEIGDRQVRNWGTVGGSIAHADPSLDYPPTMIAMDAEVECSDGETTEYVPLEEFYLGEYVTVLDPDQLVTGIRIPRPPAGTGVAFEKFAWRKGDMSLVNVAARLSVDGTEITEARIVVGCMGPTPLRMEKMEAALVGSSVHDADRQRAVAEHVDDFTEPVGEEHASVEYKNRLAERLTEKVLRTAAERATEGAE, encoded by the coding sequence ATGGCGATAGAGCAGCGCAACGACAGCGGCTTTTGCAGGGCGGATTCGTTCGCCGAGGCAGCCACGCTCCTTCGCGAACACGACGCCGCCATCATCGCCGGCGGACAGAGCTTGATGCCGCTCCTCCGGCAAGGTATAATCGACAAGGACATGATCGTCGATGTCTCGGCAATCGACGGTCACAACGAAATTAACCCCGATGGCGACAGCCTCTACCTCGGTGGCCTGGCGACCCACCGCGAGCTAATCGAGAGCGATCTCAAGGAGACGCCTTGGAGCGCATTAATCGAGACAGCTAAAGAGATCGGCGACCGCCAAGTCCGAAACTGGGGGACTGTAGGCGGCTCGATTGCCCACGCCGACCCGTCGCTGGACTATCCGCCCACGATGATTGCGATGGATGCCGAGGTTGAGTGCTCGGACGGTGAGACCACCGAGTACGTCCCCCTCGAAGAATTCTATCTCGGCGAGTATGTTACTGTCCTCGACCCCGACCAACTAGTCACCGGCATCCGGATTCCCCGCCCGCCTGCGGGGACCGGCGTCGCCTTCGAAAAGTTCGCTTGGCGGAAGGGTGATATGTCGCTCGTTAACGTCGCCGCGCGGCTGTCCGTTGACGGAACCGAAATAACGGAGGCCCGCATCGTCGTCGGCTGTATGGGTCCGACGCCACTCCGGATGGAGAAGATGGAAGCAGCCCTCGTGGGTTCGTCAGTCCACGATGCCGACCGTCAGCGCGCAGTCGCAGAACACGTCGATGATTTCACCGAACCGGTGGGCGAAGAGCACGCCTCCGTTGAGTACAAGAACCGTCTAGCTGAGCGCCTGACCGAGAAGGTGCTTCGGACCGCCGCCGAGCGGGCCACGGAGGGGGCGGAATGA